A DNA window from Pleurodeles waltl isolate 20211129_DDA chromosome 12, aPleWal1.hap1.20221129, whole genome shotgun sequence contains the following coding sequences:
- the NHLH1 gene encoding helix-loop-helix protein 1 — MMLNSEQTELDLPPTHSETESVFSDCGGMGGLNDSGGIGMCGDTRLCDSGDLVKRELQHLTREERRRRRRATAKYRTAHATRERIRVEAFNMAFAELRKLLPTLPPDKKLSKIEILRLAICYISYLNHVLDV; from the coding sequence ATGATGTTAAATTCGGAGCAGACTGAGCTCGATCTTCCCCCCACACACTCGGAGACAGAATCTGTCTTTAGTGACTGCGGAGGCATGGGTGGCCTCAATGATTCCGGGGGCATTGGCATGTGTGGGGATACCCGGCTCTGTGACTCCGGGGACCTGGTGAAGCGCGAGCTCCAGCACCTGACACGGGAGGAGAGGCGCCGGCGCAGGCGCGCCACGGCCAAGTATCGGACAGCGCACGCCACACGGGAGCGGATCCGTGTGGAGGCCTTCAACATGGCATTTGCTGAGCTGCGCAAGCTCCTGCCAACCCTTCCTCCTGACAAGAAGCTTTCCAAGATTGAGATTCTTCGGCTGGCTATCTGCTACATCTCTTACCTAAACCATGTTCTGGATGTCTGA